In a single window of the Nicotiana tomentosiformis chromosome 8, ASM39032v3, whole genome shotgun sequence genome:
- the LOC104120512 gene encoding digalactosyldiacylglycerol synthase 2, chloroplastic-like: MDKKHHIAIYTTASIPWLTGTSVNPLFRAAYLAKDGAQKVTLVVPWLPLKDQEHVFPNGIKFSSHLEQEKCVRQWLEERTGFASNFSIRFYPGKFSLEKRSILALGDITVIIPDDEADVAVLEEPEHLTWFHHGKRWKKKFRLVVGIVHTNYLEYVRRERNAVQAFFLKQINSWVVDIYCHKVIRLSAATQDLPRSLVCNVHGVNPKFLQIGMKTREKQQHDNQAFSKGVYYIGKMLWSKGYKELLRLLRDHQKELAGLEIDLHGSGEDSAQIEAAFKKLELAVKVHPACDHADPLFHDYKVLLNPSTTDVVCTTTAEALAMGKIVVCANHPSNEFFMQFPNCRTYDDGEGFVKATLKALSDEPAPLADKQRHELSWEAATERFLEVAQLDITPMRKSSKTTSKSFLSTSLSLKKKFEDASAGVHFVGTGFLSSQPNEEQCKELGLAIPSKKKGFSSGRWI, encoded by the exons ATGGATAAAAAACATCACATCGCCATATATACCACTGCAAGCATTCCTTGGCTAACTGGAACTTCCGTCAATCCTCTCTTTCGTGCTGCATATCTTGCGAAAGATGGTGCGCAAAAGGTTACCTTGGTGGTTCCTTGGCTGCCATTGAAAGATCAGGAACATGTGTTTCCGAACGGTATCAAATTTAGTTCACACTTGGAGCAGGAAAAGTGTGTCCGTCAGTGGTTGGAAGAGAGGACTGGTTTTGCATCAAATTTTAGCATACGTTTTTACCCTGGAAAG TTTTCTCTGGAAAAAAGGAGCATTCTTGCTTTAGGGGACATCACAGTAATCATTCCAGATGATGAAGCAGATGTTGCAGTCCTTGAGGAGCCCGAGCATCTTACATGGTTTCATCACGGAAAGAGATGGAAAAAGAAATTTCGTTTGGTTGTAGGAATTGTTCACACCAATTACCTGGAATATGTAAGGAGAGAAAGGAATGCCGTGCAGGCATTTTTCTTAAAACAGATAAATAGCTGGGTTGTCGATATTTATTGTCACAAG GTCATCAGGTTATCTGCTGCCACCCAGGATCTCCCAAGATCTCTGGTCTGTAATGTGCATGGAGTCAATCCAAAATTCCTTCAAATTGGGATGAAAACAAGAGAGAAACAGCAACATGATAACCAAGCTTTCAGCAAAGGTGTCTACTACATTGGTAAGATGTTGTGGAGTAAAGGTTACAAGGAGCTACTTAGACTCTTACGTGATCATCAAAAGGAACTTGCTGGACTGGAAATCGATTTACACGGTAGTGGTGAGGATTCTGCTCAAATTGAGGCAGCTTTTAAGAAGTTGGAATTGGCAGTTAAGGTACATCCAGCATGTGATCATGCAGATCCCTTATTTCACGA CTATAAAGTGCTTCTTAATCCAAGCACCACGGATGTAGTTTGTACAACCACAGCTGAAGCACTAGCAATGGGCAAAATAGTTGTATGCGCCAACCATCCATCAAATGAATTCTTTATGCAGTTCCCGAATTGCAGAACATATGATGACGGTGAAGGGTTTGTTAAAGCTACACTCAAGGCATTATCCGACGAGCCTGCTCCACTGGCTGATAAACAAAGGCATGAACTTTCTTGGGAAGCAGCAACCGAGCGATTTCTGGAAGTAGCACAGCTGGACATCACGCCGATGAGGAAATCATCAAAGACTACTTCAAAGTCTTTTCTCTCGACATCCTTAAGTTTAAAGAAAAAATTTGAGGATGCATCAGCGGGGGTACATTTCGTGGGGACGGGATTTCTGAGTTCACAACCGAATGAAGAGCAATGTAAAGAGCTGGGATTGGCTATTCCTTCAAAGAAAAAGGGATTTTCTTCTGGAAGGTGGATCTGA